From Uloborus diversus isolate 005 unplaced genomic scaffold, Udiv.v.3.1 scaffold_699, whole genome shotgun sequence, the proteins below share one genomic window:
- the LOC129233757 gene encoding uncharacterized protein LOC129233757, giving the protein MLTVLCDCESIINSRPLTYVSDDVQDLTPITPSMFLQEIREIGVPDLDVLDHQKLNKRHAYTQKIRKDLRSRFRVEYLGQLRQPMTNRNNSPVLKVGDLVIVWTDNCKRIDWPLGRVLEVFTSKDGCVRVAKVKTKPGVFIRPVKKLCSLELGAVSSCELQKLKPPPVTVLEDLCCTTTTSSSPSLTALKLSSGVPSPELKVGSVENAQELN; this is encoded by the coding sequence ATGTTAACAGTCCTCTGCGACTGTGAGAGTATCATAAATTCGCGACCGTTGACTTACGTTAGTGATGACGTTCAAGATCTTACCCCGATTACACCTTCTATGTTTTTGCAAGAGATTAGAGAAATCGGTGTTCCAGACTTAGATGTGCTGGATcatcagaaattaaataaacgtCACGCGTATACACAGAAAATACGAAAAGATCTCCGTTCGAGATTTCGAGTGGAATATCTCGGACAGTTGCGACAACCTATGACTAATAGAAATAATTCTCCAGTTCTAAAAGTTGGTGACTTAGTTATCGTGTGGACAGATAACTGTAAAAGAATTGACTGGCCACTCGGAAGAGTTCTAGAAGTGTTCACAAGTAAGGATGGATGTGTGAGAGTTGCTAAAGTCAAGACAAAACCGGGTGTCTTCATTCGTCCTGTTAAAAAGTTGTGTTCTCTGGAGTTGGGAGCGGTGTCATCTTGTGAGCTTCAAAAGTTAAAACCCCCTCCTGTGACTGTTCTTGAGGATTTGTGTTGCACCACCACCACCAGTTCATCACCTAGCCTGACAGCATTGAAGTTGAGTTCCGGAGTCCCGAGCCCTGAACTCAAGGTGGGGAGTGTGGAAAACGcccaagaactgaactga